In Symphalangus syndactylus isolate Jambi chromosome 6, NHGRI_mSymSyn1-v2.1_pri, whole genome shotgun sequence, a genomic segment contains:
- the TAS2R38 gene encoding taste receptor type 2 member 38 — MLTLTRICTVSYEIRSTFLFISVLEFAVGFLTNAFIFLVNFWDVVKRQPLSNSDCVLLCLSISRLFLHGLLFLSAIQLTHFQKLSEPLNHSYQAIIMLWMIANKANLWLATCLSLLYCSKLIHFSHTFLICLASWVSRKISQILLGIILCSCICTVLCVWCYFSRPHFTVTTVLFMNNSTRLNWQIKDLNLFYSFLFCYLWSVPPFLLFLVSSGMLTVSLGRHMRTMKVYTRDFRDPSLEAHIKALKSLVSFFCFFVISSCAAFISVPLLILWRDKIGVMVCVGIMAACPSGHAAILISGNAKLRRAVTTILLWAQSSLKVRADHKADSRTLC; from the coding sequence ATGTTGACTCTAACTCGCATCTGCACTGTGTCCTATGAAATCAGGAGTACATTTCTGTTCATTTCAGTCCTGGAGTTTGCAGTAGGGTTTCTGACCAATGCCTTCATTTTCTTGGTGAATTTTTGGGACGTAGTGAAGAGGCAGCCACTGAGCAACAGTGATTGTGTGCTGCTGTGTCTCAGCATCAGCCGGCTTTTCCTGCATGGACTGCTGTTCCTGAGTGCTATCCAGCTTACCCACTTCCAGAAGTTGAGTGAACCACTGAACCACAGCTACCAAGCCATCATCATGCTATGGATGATTGCAAACAAAGCCAACCTCTGGCttgccacctgcctcagcctgctttACTGTTCCAAGCTCATCCATTTCTCTCACACCTTCCTGATCTGCTTGGCAAGCTGGGTCTCCAGGAAGATCTCCCAGATTCTCCTGGGTATTATTCTTTGCTCCTGCATCTGCACTGTCCTCTGCGTTTGGTGCTATTTTAGCAGACCTCACTTCACAGTCACAACTGTGCTATTCATGAATAACAGTACAAGGCTCAACTGGCAGATTAAAGATCTcaacttattttattcttttctcttctgctATCTGTGGTCTGTGCCTCCTTTCCTATTGTTTCTGGTTTCTTCTGGGATGCTGACTGTCTCCCTGGGAAGGCACATGAGGACAATGAAGGTCTATACCAGAGACTTTCGTGACCCCAGCCTGGAGGCCCACATTAAAGCCCTCAAGTCTCTTGTCtcctttttctgcttctttgtgaTATCATCCTGTGCTGCCTTCATCTCAGTGCCCCTACTGATTCTGTGGCGCGACAAAATAGGGGTAATGGTTTGTGTTGGGATAATGGCAGCTTGTCCCTCTGGGCATGCAGCCATCCTGATCTCAGGCAATGCCAAGTTGAGGAGAGCTGTGACAACCATTCTGCTCTGGGCTCAGAGCAGCCTGAAGGTAAGAGCCGACCACAAGGCAGATTCTCGGACACTATGCTGA